Proteins encoded by one window of Nitrincola iocasae:
- the rseP gene encoding RIP metalloprotease RseP, producing the protein MGLIQTLLATLVTLGVLVTIHEWGHYWVARRCGVRVLRFSIGFGKPLFSWKGKDQTEYVVAAIPLGGYVRMLDEREDTVPAEWQGQAFNTKPVMQRIAIVAAGPVVNLLFAVLAYWFLFVLGTSVIIPKVGEVRPGSPVAVAGLGAGVEIQSINGYEVNSWEQVNLRLAALIGDTREIEIQASESGRSAHNYTVQLNDWRVDLDRESPVTALGFIPWRPDVEPVLGQLLEDGRAAQAGLQTGDRILRVDGELADTWQGLVELIQASADQPRVFEVERSGRVLTVEVTPASRRAEDGSVSGFIGAGVQVPEWPEAMQREIRYGPVTALVMGVERTGQMIVLTLDSIRKMFTGIISVKNLSGPITIAKVAGDSAASGLEAFISFLAYLSISLGILNLLPIPMLDGGHLMYYMVELIRGKPVSEQVQSLGLKIGMLLLFSLMAVAMFNDIARL; encoded by the coding sequence ATGGGATTGATCCAGACTTTGTTGGCGACCCTGGTAACGCTTGGGGTCCTTGTAACGATTCATGAATGGGGGCACTACTGGGTTGCCCGTCGTTGTGGAGTCCGGGTGCTGCGCTTTTCAATCGGCTTTGGCAAGCCGCTGTTCTCATGGAAAGGAAAGGATCAGACCGAATACGTCGTTGCGGCGATTCCGTTGGGTGGTTATGTGCGCATGTTGGATGAGCGCGAAGATACCGTGCCAGCTGAATGGCAGGGACAAGCGTTTAATACCAAGCCGGTAATGCAGCGTATTGCTATAGTGGCGGCAGGGCCGGTAGTGAATCTACTGTTTGCTGTGCTGGCTTACTGGTTCCTGTTCGTGTTGGGAACCAGTGTGATCATTCCTAAGGTCGGTGAGGTGCGTCCGGGTTCGCCTGTTGCGGTTGCTGGCTTAGGCGCGGGTGTAGAAATACAGTCAATCAATGGTTATGAGGTAAATTCCTGGGAGCAGGTAAACCTGCGACTGGCGGCTTTGATTGGTGATACCCGAGAAATTGAAATACAAGCGTCTGAATCAGGGCGCAGTGCACATAACTACACAGTGCAGTTGAATGATTGGCGAGTAGATCTCGATCGCGAGTCACCGGTCACGGCGTTGGGCTTTATTCCCTGGCGGCCCGATGTGGAACCCGTGCTTGGCCAGTTGCTGGAAGATGGCCGTGCTGCACAAGCTGGCCTGCAAACTGGAGATCGAATACTTCGGGTTGATGGAGAGCTCGCTGATACCTGGCAGGGTTTGGTTGAGTTGATTCAAGCAAGTGCTGACCAGCCTCGGGTATTCGAGGTTGAACGCTCTGGTCGTGTGCTGACTGTTGAAGTGACACCCGCTTCACGTAGGGCAGAAGATGGATCGGTCAGCGGTTTCATTGGCGCGGGTGTGCAGGTGCCAGAGTGGCCCGAGGCAATGCAGCGTGAAATACGCTATGGTCCTGTTACGGCGTTAGTGATGGGAGTTGAGCGTACCGGTCAGATGATTGTGCTGACGCTGGACTCAATTCGTAAGATGTTTACAGGAATCATCTCGGTTAAAAACTTGAGTGGTCCGATAACCATTGCTAAAGTGGCAGGGGATTCAGCTGCATCTGGCCTGGAAGCCTTTATCAGTTTTCTTGCCTATCTGAGTATCAGTCTCGGGATACTGAATTTGTTACCGATACCTATGCTCGATGGTGGCCATCTGATGTATTATATGGTCGAGTTAATCAGAGGTAAGCCCGTTAGCGAACAGGTGCAGTCATTAGGCCTGAAAATCGGAATGTTGCTGTTATTTAGCCTGATGGCTGTGGCGATGTTCAATGATATAGCGCGCCTCTGA
- the frr gene encoding ribosome recycling factor, translated as MLNEITKDAEVRMAKSVESLVDNFKKIRTGRAHPSILDSVQVSYYGSMVPLSQVANINVEDSRMLTLIPWEKKMVPEIEKAIMKSDLGINPNAAGDVIRVPMPALTEETRKGYIKQARSEAEAAKVAIRNIRRDANGSIKDLLKEKAISEDEERRGEDAVQKLTDKFVSEVDALLTQKESDLMEI; from the coding sequence ATGCTTAATGAAATAACTAAAGACGCTGAAGTGCGTATGGCCAAAAGTGTTGAATCCTTGGTCGATAACTTCAAAAAAATTCGTACAGGCCGTGCGCATCCCAGTATTCTGGATAGTGTTCAGGTATCTTACTATGGTTCCATGGTGCCGCTTTCTCAGGTTGCCAATATTAACGTTGAAGATTCAAGAATGCTGACGTTGATCCCTTGGGAAAAGAAAATGGTGCCAGAGATTGAAAAAGCCATTATGAAGTCAGATCTGGGTATTAATCCTAATGCCGCCGGTGATGTGATTCGTGTGCCTATGCCTGCGCTGACCGAAGAGACGCGTAAGGGTTATATCAAACAGGCGCGCTCAGAAGCCGAAGCGGCTAAAGTAGCCATTCGCAATATACGTCGTGATGCCAACGGTAGCATTAAAGATCTGTTGAAAGAAAAAGCCATCAGTGAAGATGAAGAGCGCCGTGGCGAAGACGCGGTTCAGAAGCTGACCGATAAGTTCGTATCGGAAGTGGACGCATTGCTGACTCAGAAAGAGTCAGATCTTATGGAAATTTAA
- the lpxD gene encoding UDP-3-O-(3-hydroxymyristoyl)glucosamine N-acyltransferase, which yields MYRLSELVGHIGGQLSGDPDYCVSGLATLEDARSNQLSFFANSRYLKQLKVSDAGAVLVHASAAVHVPHNAIIVDDPYLAYARLSQLFDWRDAIQPGVCATATLDTTAQIDASAQICAQAVIGPDVIIEAGVYIAPHVVIGRGCQIGKDSRIEAGVVLYPDVIIGARVIIHSGSVLGADGFGFARHQQRWVKICQLGGVRIGDDVEIGAGVTIDRGALSPTRIEQGVKLDNQIQIAHNVVIGEHTAIAGCTGIAGSTRIGKRCTLAGMVGVTGHLTLADDTHVTAMSLVSKSIDKPGTYSSGTGLEPHQQWKRNVVRFRQLDELAKRVRSLEQTKAEDINKVSKT from the coding sequence GTGTATAGGCTGAGTGAGTTAGTCGGACATATTGGCGGTCAGTTGTCAGGTGATCCGGATTACTGTGTTTCAGGGTTGGCTACGCTGGAAGATGCCCGGTCGAATCAGTTGTCTTTTTTTGCAAACTCGCGGTACCTAAAGCAATTAAAGGTCTCTGATGCCGGTGCGGTATTGGTGCATGCCAGTGCAGCTGTGCATGTACCCCATAATGCCATTATTGTTGATGATCCTTACCTGGCCTACGCGCGTCTGAGCCAGTTGTTTGATTGGCGTGATGCGATTCAGCCTGGCGTTTGTGCGACTGCAACCTTGGATACAACCGCTCAGATTGACGCGTCAGCCCAGATTTGTGCTCAGGCAGTAATCGGCCCCGATGTGATTATTGAAGCGGGTGTTTATATAGCCCCCCATGTCGTGATTGGGCGTGGCTGTCAAATCGGCAAGGACAGTCGGATTGAGGCAGGGGTGGTACTTTATCCTGATGTAATTATTGGCGCACGGGTGATTATACATAGCGGCAGTGTCTTGGGGGCTGATGGTTTTGGTTTTGCGCGTCATCAGCAGCGCTGGGTTAAAATCTGTCAACTGGGTGGTGTACGCATTGGCGATGATGTCGAAATCGGCGCGGGTGTGACCATCGACCGTGGCGCACTCAGCCCAACCCGCATAGAGCAGGGCGTTAAACTCGATAATCAGATACAGATCGCCCACAATGTTGTTATTGGCGAACATACAGCTATCGCAGGCTGTACAGGGATTGCGGGCAGTACTCGCATCGGTAAACGTTGTACGCTGGCAGGTATGGTAGGGGTTACTGGACATCTGACACTTGCCGATGATACCCATGTAACAGCAATGAGTCTTGTGAGTAAATCGATTGATAAGCCCGGCACCTATTCCTCAGGTACCGGATTGGAGCCTCATCAGCAATGGAAACGCAATGTTGTACGTTTTCGTCAGTTGGATGAATTAGCAAAGCGGGTGCGTTCACTGGAACAAACCAAGGCTGAAGATATTAATAAGGTTAGTAAAACATGA
- the uppS gene encoding polyprenyl diphosphate synthase produces MPRHVAIIMDGNNRWAKQRHLPGVAGHKAGVSSVRQTIEGCVEQGVEVLTLFAFSSENWKRPEKEVRGLMDLFMLSLDREVKKLHRHGIRLNIIGDRQRFSARLQQKMAAAEALTVGNEGLILNIAANYGGRWDVVQAARAAMQSCLDGQLQPSDLDEALFDSFTSLANMPEPDLCIRTGGEQRISNFLIWQMAYTELYFCDCYWPDFGKAELSKAIESFANRQRRFGKTSDQIEA; encoded by the coding sequence GTGCCCCGTCATGTTGCCATTATTATGGATGGCAACAATCGTTGGGCGAAACAGCGTCATTTGCCGGGTGTCGCGGGTCATAAAGCCGGCGTCAGCAGTGTTCGTCAAACTATAGAAGGTTGTGTCGAGCAGGGTGTAGAAGTATTAACGCTTTTTGCGTTCAGCAGTGAAAACTGGAAGCGTCCGGAGAAGGAAGTTCGGGGGTTAATGGATCTGTTTATGCTGTCGCTGGATCGCGAGGTGAAAAAACTGCATCGTCATGGTATTCGTCTGAATATAATCGGCGATCGGCAGCGTTTTTCTGCCAGATTACAGCAGAAAATGGCTGCCGCAGAAGCGCTGACGGTTGGTAACGAGGGCTTAATACTGAATATTGCTGCTAATTATGGTGGGCGCTGGGACGTGGTACAGGCAGCACGAGCTGCAATGCAGTCTTGTCTGGATGGTCAGTTGCAGCCGTCAGATCTAGATGAGGCTCTGTTCGATAGCTTTACTTCCCTGGCCAATATGCCTGAACCTGATCTTTGCATTCGTACGGGTGGTGAGCAGCGTATCAGTAACTTTTTAATCTGGCAGATGGCTTATACAGAGCTGTATTTTTGCGACTGTTACTGGCCGGATTTTGGCAAAGCAGAACTGAGTAAAGCAATTGAGAGTTTTGCTAATCGTCAACGTCGTTTTGGAAAAACATCTGACCAGATAGAGGCCTGA
- the pyrH gene encoding UMP kinase, with product MPVADKQSRYKRILLKLSGEALLGEVNFGIDPKVLNRMALEIGQLVGIGVQVGIVIGGGNLFRGAALSAAGLDRVTGDHMGMLATVMNALALRDALERCNIATRVMSAIPMSGVVDHYDRRNAMRYLRQNDVVIFAAGTGNPFFTTDSAACLRGIEVEADVVVKATKVDGVYTADPMKDPSAKRYKHLSFDEVLEKQLGVMDMTAICLTRDHNMPVRVFNMNKHGALVNLVMGGDEGTLIDAYPAAGETYA from the coding sequence ATGCCGGTCGCTGATAAACAATCCAGATATAAACGTATTCTCCTCAAACTCAGTGGTGAAGCGCTGCTGGGTGAAGTAAATTTCGGTATTGATCCCAAGGTACTTAACCGCATGGCGCTTGAAATAGGGCAATTGGTAGGTATTGGTGTTCAGGTTGGTATAGTGATCGGTGGCGGTAATTTATTCCGTGGCGCCGCGCTGAGCGCCGCAGGCCTGGATCGTGTTACTGGTGATCATATGGGCATGCTGGCTACAGTTATGAACGCCCTGGCGCTGCGCGATGCACTGGAGCGCTGTAATATTGCTACGCGAGTGATGTCGGCAATTCCCATGTCGGGTGTGGTCGATCATTATGACCGTCGTAATGCCATGCGCTACCTGCGTCAGAACGATGTGGTTATTTTCGCTGCGGGCACAGGTAATCCCTTCTTTACCACGGATTCGGCGGCGTGCCTTCGCGGAATAGAAGTAGAAGCTGATGTGGTGGTTAAGGCTACTAAGGTAGATGGCGTCTATACGGCGGATCCGATGAAAGACCCGTCGGCAAAGCGTTACAAACATTTAAGTTTTGATGAAGTTCTGGAAAAACAGTTGGGTGTCATGGATATGACGGCAATCTGTCTGACTCGTGATCATAATATGCCGGTACGTGTGTTTAATATGAATAAACACGGTGCGCTGGTGAATCTGGTGATGGGTGGGGACGAAGGAACACTTATTGATGCCTATCCGGCTGCAGGAGAAACCTATGCTTAA
- a CDS encoding OmpH family outer membrane protein, with protein MKVKALAVMVLICCSSWAMADKVRVLGVQEALLSSQAANDFRAQLEQEFASEETALTELERQAVAARDRVQQNQDLVSEAELQQLIMQFEKAYTEFQTRAEQLNQQRMEREEEFLTMMRPKLDQAIRTLIESENIEVVVAKQATVYTSSTVDLTPRVIELLNQQ; from the coding sequence ATGAAAGTTAAAGCGTTAGCCGTTATGGTTTTAATCTGTTGCAGTAGCTGGGCAATGGCGGATAAAGTGCGGGTGTTGGGTGTTCAGGAAGCCTTGTTGAGCTCTCAGGCAGCGAATGATTTTCGAGCTCAACTGGAGCAGGAGTTTGCATCCGAAGAGACTGCTTTGACAGAACTAGAGCGCCAGGCCGTGGCGGCGCGTGATCGTGTACAGCAGAATCAGGATCTGGTTTCTGAGGCAGAACTACAACAATTGATTATGCAGTTTGAGAAAGCCTATACGGAGTTTCAGACGCGTGCTGAACAGTTGAATCAGCAACGCATGGAACGTGAAGAAGAGTTCTTGACCATGATGCGTCCAAAGCTTGATCAGGCGATTCGTACATTGATCGAGTCAGAGAATATCGAGGTGGTCGTAGCCAAACAGGCAACTGTATATACCAGTAGCACCGTTGATCTTACCCCCCGAGTGATCGAACTGTTGAACCAGCAGTAA
- the fabZ gene encoding 3-hydroxyacyl-ACP dehydratase FabZ has translation MMDVKEIRKYLPHRYPFLLVDRVIELVPGESIVAIKNVTVNEPFFNGHFPEHPVMPGVLLVEAMAQAAGILGFKTMDKTPEGGSIYYFVGADDLRFKRPVVPGDQVKLEARVMSERRGIWKFAVKASVDDLIVCSATILCADRKV, from the coding sequence ATGATGGACGTAAAAGAAATCCGCAAATATTTACCGCACCGTTATCCGTTTCTGCTAGTTGATCGGGTGATTGAGCTGGTGCCCGGTGAGTCCATCGTGGCAATCAAGAATGTCACTGTGAATGAGCCGTTTTTTAACGGGCATTTTCCCGAACATCCGGTCATGCCGGGTGTGCTGTTGGTTGAAGCGATGGCTCAGGCCGCGGGTATACTGGGTTTCAAAACCATGGATAAAACCCCGGAAGGTGGTTCTATTTATTATTTTGTCGGAGCTGATGATCTGCGCTTTAAGCGCCCGGTTGTTCCCGGTGATCAGGTGAAGTTAGAAGCCCGTGTGATGTCCGAACGCCGGGGTATATGGAAATTTGCTGTCAAAGCCAGTGTAGACGATTTGATTGTCTGCAGTGCGACCATTCTGTGTGCAGACCGGAAAGTATGA
- the tsf gene encoding translation elongation factor Ts, with protein sequence MANISAAMVKELRERTGLGMMECKKALVESEGDIEKAIDDLRKSSGMKAAKKAGRTAADGVVALRVADDNSYAVLLEVNSETDFVARDENFLGFVNKVLDKAFADKQTDVAALMAGELESAREALVQKIGENITVRRLFLVEGAMVDGYVHSTNRLAAVVALSGASADVARDVAMHVTAVNPRVAKPDDMPQEELAREKEIIMAQPDMDGKPQEIKEKMAMGRIKKFLAENSLVEQAFVKNPEQTVGQLVKAAGAEVVSFIRVGVGEGIEVEKKDFAAEVAEQLKG encoded by the coding sequence ATGGCGAATATCTCTGCTGCGATGGTAAAAGAGCTGCGTGAGCGTACCGGTCTGGGCATGATGGAATGCAAGAAAGCCCTGGTTGAGTCGGAAGGCGATATCGAAAAGGCAATTGATGATCTGCGCAAGTCTTCCGGTATGAAAGCTGCCAAGAAAGCCGGTCGTACGGCGGCTGATGGTGTAGTTGCATTGCGTGTTGCTGATGACAACAGCTATGCAGTGCTGCTGGAAGTGAACTCCGAAACTGATTTTGTTGCACGTGATGAAAACTTCCTGGGTTTTGTTAATAAAGTGCTGGATAAAGCATTTGCAGATAAACAGACTGATGTTGCGGCGCTGATGGCGGGTGAGCTTGAATCTGCGCGTGAAGCGCTGGTACAAAAAATCGGTGAAAATATCACTGTGCGCCGTTTGTTCCTGGTTGAAGGTGCCATGGTTGATGGTTATGTGCACAGCACGAACCGTTTGGCTGCTGTTGTGGCGCTTAGCGGTGCCAGTGCTGACGTGGCACGTGATGTTGCCATGCACGTTACCGCTGTTAACCCGCGTGTTGCCAAGCCTGATGATATGCCTCAGGAAGAGCTGGCGCGTGAGAAAGAGATCATCATGGCGCAGCCGGATATGGACGGTAAGCCACAGGAAATCAAAGAAAAAATGGCGATGGGCCGGATTAAGAAGTTCCTCGCTGAAAATAGTCTGGTTGAGCAGGCGTTCGTCAAGAACCCAGAGCAGACTGTTGGTCAACTGGTTAAAGCGGCCGGTGCTGAGGTGGTTTCATTTATCCGTGTTGGTGTAGGTGAAGGTATCGAAGTTGAGAAGAAAGACTTCGCTGCTGAAGTGGCTGAGCAGCTTAAGGGCTGA
- the lpxA gene encoding acyl-ACP--UDP-N-acetylglucosamine O-acyltransferase — translation MSQIDPTAIIDPQATLASDVVVGPWTYIGAGVEIGAGSVIASHVVIKGPTRIGEHNRIFQFASVGEDCQDKKYQGEPTRLEIGDHNVIREGVTLHRGTVQDQGVTRIGSHNLLMAYAHVAHDCIVGDQVILANNAALAGHVRVGDYAILGGFTAVHQFCHIGAHVMCGAGSVVLKDIPAYVMANGNTASPHGINVEGLKRRGFSAETLAHLKRAYKIIYRQGLTREQALPLLQEIAAEDSAVQLLIDSFQSSSRGIIR, via the coding sequence ATGAGCCAGATAGATCCAACCGCTATTATTGATCCTCAAGCAACACTGGCAAGTGATGTGGTTGTTGGCCCCTGGACCTATATTGGTGCCGGGGTTGAGATAGGTGCCGGTAGTGTGATTGCTTCGCACGTCGTGATCAAAGGCCCGACACGTATTGGCGAGCACAACCGTATTTTTCAGTTTGCCAGTGTCGGTGAAGACTGTCAGGACAAAAAATACCAGGGTGAGCCAACCCGACTCGAAATAGGCGATCACAACGTCATTCGTGAAGGCGTCACCCTGCACCGGGGTACCGTGCAGGATCAGGGTGTTACCCGTATCGGCAGTCACAACCTGTTGATGGCTTATGCGCATGTGGCCCACGACTGTATTGTCGGAGACCAGGTTATTCTGGCTAATAATGCGGCACTGGCAGGCCATGTTCGGGTCGGTGATTATGCTATTCTGGGTGGCTTTACTGCCGTGCATCAGTTTTGTCATATCGGTGCGCATGTCATGTGTGGCGCCGGTAGCGTGGTACTCAAAGATATACCGGCGTATGTTATGGCTAATGGCAATACGGCGTCTCCCCATGGCATAAATGTCGAAGGCTTAAAGCGTCGGGGCTTCAGTGCTGAGACTCTGGCTCATCTGAAACGCGCGTACAAAATTATTTACCGTCAGGGACTGACGCGTGAACAGGCCTTGCCGTTGTTGCAGGAAATAGCAGCAGAAGACAGCGCAGTTCAGTTGTTGATAGATTCATTTCAGAGCTCTTCACGCGGCATTATTCGCTAG
- the bamA gene encoding outer membrane protein assembly factor BamA, with protein MKHTLMLFLISLLWVTQGHANTLPFVVSDVRVEGLQQVDPGAVFRNFPVAAGDQVDAAKLASATRELFRSGYFDDVQLNRDGDVLVLVLRERPSVAIIRIEGNKAIKEEPLREGLSQSGLQEGDVFRRATLDQIELDLMRVYSAQGRYGADIQTEVETLPGNRVALNINITEGRIASIQHINIVGNEAFPDDELIDLFSLKLPGFLTFYTKSDQYSREKLSGDLERLRSYYLDRGYINFSLDSTQVSVSPDKKDVFITVGITEGKQYTVSEVLMVGNLIVGEDELISKMSLGEGDMFSRREMIDSQERLQRLLGDEGYLFANVSPIPQVDEESGSVSLRYFIEPGKLTYVRRIAIRGNTRSADEVIRRELEQMEAGVVSSEAIERSKARIERTGHFSNVNIETRPVPGTDDQVDLEITVEEQQSGQLTASVGFAQNEGIILQLGVSQDNFLGTGKSVAFNISNSSTLTEYSFNYLDPYFTVDGVSRGYNFYYREENYDEDDRGDYNTDGIGGGITFGYPIDDFQRLSFSGDVEFLRLKPNDELNASGDNDAVNVIKAYVDNNGDEYINAKITAGWSDNRLNRAIFPTRGRSQGATFEVSLPGSDLQYYRAQYNNRFYWPLNDDETWVAALRGRVGYADTYGDDKDYPFFKNFYAGGLTSVRGFEANTLGPRYSRGSQSSNSRSMGGNVLVAGSAELIFPIPFMKDQSAWRTLIFMDAGNVFTTECLPGALDTSTCVEGVDFGDIRYTGGIGVSWLTPVGPLSISLAQAFNSKSDDKTEVFQFALGQTF; from the coding sequence ATGAAGCACACGTTAATGTTGTTCCTTATTTCACTGCTCTGGGTTACACAGGGGCATGCTAATACGCTGCCTTTCGTTGTCAGTGATGTTCGTGTTGAAGGTCTGCAGCAGGTTGATCCGGGGGCGGTGTTCCGTAATTTTCCAGTGGCTGCTGGTGATCAGGTAGATGCCGCAAAATTGGCATCGGCAACCCGCGAGTTGTTTCGCTCGGGTTACTTTGATGATGTGCAACTCAATCGTGACGGCGATGTGCTGGTATTGGTGCTGCGTGAGCGACCATCTGTCGCCATCATTCGTATTGAGGGTAATAAAGCCATCAAGGAAGAACCGCTGCGCGAAGGTTTAAGTCAATCCGGTCTACAGGAAGGTGATGTATTTCGCCGTGCGACCCTGGATCAGATCGAACTTGACCTGATGCGAGTATATTCTGCTCAGGGTCGCTATGGTGCCGATATTCAGACTGAGGTAGAGACCCTTCCAGGTAATCGTGTTGCCCTAAATATCAATATCACTGAAGGCCGTATTGCCAGTATTCAACACATTAATATCGTCGGTAACGAAGCGTTTCCAGACGATGAGCTGATAGACCTTTTTTCACTTAAGTTGCCAGGATTTCTGACTTTCTATACCAAATCTGATCAGTATTCCCGTGAAAAACTCTCCGGAGATCTGGAACGTTTACGTTCCTATTATCTGGACCGCGGCTATATCAATTTTTCCCTTGATTCAACTCAGGTCTCTGTCTCGCCGGATAAAAAAGATGTCTTTATCACAGTGGGTATCACTGAAGGAAAACAGTATACCGTCAGTGAAGTGCTGATGGTGGGGAATCTTATTGTCGGTGAAGATGAACTGATCAGTAAGATGAGTCTGGGTGAGGGTGATATGTTCTCCCGCCGCGAAATGATTGATTCCCAGGAGCGCTTGCAGCGTTTGCTCGGAGATGAGGGTTATCTGTTTGCTAACGTCAGCCCTATACCTCAGGTGGATGAGGAGTCCGGCAGCGTATCCCTGCGTTATTTTATTGAGCCGGGTAAGTTGACTTATGTCCGACGTATTGCCATTCGTGGTAATACCCGCTCTGCCGATGAGGTGATTCGTCGAGAGTTGGAGCAGATGGAGGCAGGGGTTGTCTCAAGTGAAGCCATAGAACGCTCCAAAGCACGTATAGAGCGTACCGGACATTTCAGTAATGTTAATATAGAAACGCGTCCTGTACCGGGTACTGATGATCAGGTAGATCTGGAAATTACCGTTGAGGAGCAGCAGTCTGGTCAGTTAACCGCCAGTGTCGGCTTCGCACAGAATGAAGGGATTATTCTGCAGTTAGGGGTTTCTCAGGATAACTTCCTGGGAACCGGCAAGAGTGTGGCGTTTAACATTTCCAATAGTTCAACCCTGACCGAATACAGCTTTAACTATCTGGACCCTTACTTTACCGTTGATGGTGTCAGTCGCGGTTACAACTTTTACTACCGTGAAGAAAACTACGATGAGGATGATCGTGGGGATTACAATACCGATGGCATTGGTGGTGGGATCACTTTCGGTTATCCGATCGACGATTTTCAGCGTCTGAGTTTTTCCGGTGATGTTGAGTTTTTACGCCTAAAACCAAATGATGAACTAAACGCCAGCGGCGATAATGATGCTGTGAATGTTATAAAGGCCTATGTGGATAATAATGGTGATGAATATATAAATGCCAAAATTACTGCTGGCTGGAGTGATAACCGCTTAAATCGTGCCATCTTTCCCACCCGTGGTCGGTCGCAGGGCGCTACATTTGAAGTGTCATTGCCGGGTAGCGATCTGCAGTATTATCGGGCGCAGTATAACAACCGTTTTTACTGGCCGCTTAACGACGATGAAACCTGGGTGGCGGCCTTGCGTGGCCGGGTGGGTTACGCCGACACCTATGGGGATGACAAGGACTACCCTTTCTTTAAAAACTTCTATGCGGGTGGTTTGACCAGTGTAAGAGGTTTTGAAGCCAATACTTTGGGCCCCCGTTACAGCCGAGGCAGTCAAAGCAGCAACTCACGTTCTATGGGTGGTAATGTGTTAGTGGCGGGCAGTGCTGAGCTGATTTTCCCGATTCCCTTTATGAAAGATCAAAGTGCCTGGCGTACCTTAATATTTATGGATGCGGGTAATGTATTCACCACAGAGTGTTTGCCAGGTGCTCTGGATACATCGACTTGTGTAGAGGGCGTGGACTTTGGTGATATACGCTATACAGGAGGGATAGGGGTGAGTTGGTTGACGCCAGTGGGTCCTCTGTCCATTTCTTTGGCACAGGCATTCAATAGTAAGTCCGATGATAAAACCGAGGTGTTTCAGTTCGCGCTGGGACAGACATTCTGA
- a CDS encoding phosphatidate cytidylyltransferase: MLKQRVITAVVLSVLILSAVIWAPVWLFSLLVALATLYGVWEWSNFCRFDVRDRALYVAVGAVLILLLEWFATSVLVAQVMLVAGAFWLLALTMVLRYPEGVRWKASTPKLFIGLLVLIPAWLALSEIKALEQGEWLILLLLLLVWGADTGAYFSGKALGKHKLMPKVSPGKTLEGLLGGLLTCVMIALLYAFFRELSLMATVFLVLLAVITAMASVLGDLFESMFKRERGIKDSGTLLPGHGGVLDRIDSLTAAAPVFLLGLMYLPAL; this comes from the coding sequence GTGCTGAAGCAAAGAGTCATCACAGCCGTTGTGTTAAGCGTTCTGATCCTGAGTGCGGTGATCTGGGCGCCGGTATGGCTGTTTTCCTTGTTGGTCGCTCTGGCAACACTTTATGGTGTGTGGGAATGGTCTAATTTTTGCCGTTTTGATGTGCGTGATCGAGCACTTTATGTGGCAGTGGGCGCGGTTCTGATCCTGTTACTTGAGTGGTTTGCGACCAGTGTGTTGGTTGCCCAGGTGATGCTTGTAGCGGGCGCTTTCTGGCTGCTGGCGCTTACTATGGTGCTGCGCTACCCCGAAGGAGTGCGTTGGAAAGCCAGTACCCCAAAGTTGTTTATAGGTCTTTTGGTACTGATTCCTGCTTGGCTGGCTTTAAGTGAGATCAAGGCGCTGGAACAGGGTGAGTGGTTGATCCTGCTGTTGCTGCTGTTGGTATGGGGGGCAGATACTGGTGCCTATTTCTCTGGAAAAGCGCTGGGTAAGCATAAACTTATGCCTAAAGTCAGTCCTGGGAAAACCCTTGAAGGCTTGCTGGGCGGTCTGCTGACGTGTGTGATGATTGCATTGCTGTATGCTTTTTTCCGTGAACTTTCGCTGATGGCGACAGTCTTCCTTGTACTGTTGGCGGTGATTACCGCCATGGCATCAGTGCTGGGAGATCTATTTGAAAGTATGTTCAAGCGCGAGAGAGGTATCAAAGACAGTGGTACGCTCCTGCCTGGACATGGTGGCGTTCTTGACAGGATTGACAGCCTGACGGCTGCTGCGCCAGTGTTTTTGCTGGGGCTTATGTATCTGCCGGCACTCTGA